A stretch of the Borreliella spielmanii genome encodes the following:
- a CDS encoding M18 family aminopeptidase, which yields MAYDKTLEPKFFQSLLDNSPTPYHLVNYIEEKLITYFNAQQLKLDEKWQIKTGSYYIKKEGTSIIAFNIDVEKKYEPFLIATAHTDSPGLKLKIDATEKKGGVFYNHIEIYGSPIISTWIDRDLSLAGIVYFKKNDNIDSKLINIENIGIIPNLAIHLNRQINEGFVYNTHDNLTVINSTKKTIKDNILEQLGIKYENFLSCDLIFTESQPSKIIGTEGEFLTSKNLDNKSGCHAIMNSYVHTNNNKNKIAVFFDNEEVGSLTSRGADSNFLSEVLERIDLALNLTREEHLIKTNKSFNISIDSVHGIHPGYAFKHDPNYQATLSKGVVVKNSANFRYATTSKGFARLKNLANENNIKIQEIIMKANVPSGTTIGPISNAITGIETIDIGTPMWAMHSLRETVSISDHIEAIKLLRAFFEKGI from the coding sequence ATGGCGTACGATAAAACACTAGAGCCAAAATTTTTTCAAAGTCTATTAGACAATAGCCCTACCCCTTATCACTTAGTAAACTATATTGAAGAGAAATTAATAACTTATTTTAATGCACAACAATTAAAACTTGATGAAAAATGGCAAATTAAAACAGGATCGTATTACATAAAAAAAGAAGGAACTAGCATTATTGCTTTTAACATTGATGTTGAAAAAAAATATGAACCGTTTTTAATAGCAACTGCACACACAGACAGCCCAGGATTAAAATTAAAAATAGATGCAACAGAAAAAAAAGGTGGGGTGTTTTACAATCACATTGAAATTTATGGTAGCCCAATAATTTCTACTTGGATTGACAGAGACTTAAGCTTAGCAGGAATTGTATATTTTAAAAAAAATGACAATATTGATTCAAAATTAATCAATATTGAAAACATAGGAATTATTCCAAACCTTGCGATACATTTAAACCGACAAATTAACGAAGGATTTGTATATAATACTCACGACAACTTAACAGTAATCAACAGTACTAAAAAAACAATAAAAGATAATATCTTAGAACAACTTGGAATAAAATATGAAAATTTTCTATCCTGTGATCTAATATTTACAGAATCACAACCTTCTAAAATCATAGGAACTGAGGGAGAATTTTTAACTTCTAAAAATCTCGATAACAAATCGGGATGCCACGCAATCATGAATTCTTATGTTCATACAAATAATAATAAAAATAAAATAGCTGTATTTTTTGATAACGAAGAAGTAGGATCTTTAACCTCAAGAGGTGCTGACTCTAATTTTTTATCAGAAGTTTTAGAAAGAATCGATCTTGCTCTTAACTTAACCAGAGAAGAGCATTTAATAAAAACAAACAAATCATTTAATATATCGATTGACAGCGTTCATGGCATTCATCCAGGATATGCATTTAAACATGACCCAAACTATCAAGCAACTCTAAGCAAAGGCGTAGTTGTCAAAAATAGCGCCAATTTTAGATATGCAACAACTTCAAAGGGATTTGCAAGATTAAAAAATTTAGCTAATGAAAATAATATTAAGATTCAAGAAATAATAATGAAAGCAAATGTTCCTTCAGGCACAACAATCGGTCCAATCTCAAATGCAATAACAGGAATAGAAACTATTGACATTGGAACACCAATGTGGGCAATGCATTCCTTACGCGAAACAGTATCAATATCTGATCACATAGAAGCAATTAAATTGCTAAGGGCTTTTTTTGAAAAAGGAATTTAA
- the recB gene encoding exodeoxyribonuclease V subunit beta, whose protein sequence is MDKILEKIQNNSTILIEASAGTGKTHILENLVLNLMKTKLYSINEILVLTFTKKATEEMHARILKAIENAYFNLKTNEILKEAYEQSKKLFISTINKFALHALNNFQIETENYSKYKPKEKFSKEIDEIVYDFLRKSDSLIQALDIKDYELKVFKSDAKNTEEIVLKIKKAYERDTTQELEDWLKTQTPFENILLKKEELIKDYNKIIEDLDKMTADEILGFYNKHIQTGKLEIEYSKENDILKIAETLLKNKFFSTVIEKETKKNAKLSPKELKVKNDLICLGINIKHEKYKSEDNRNKNRNNLKQYVILKVEYKILKYIEKKLEKIIKSTSTIDQNYIISNLKNCLKSEDKKLLNAIKNRYKIILIDEAQDLSLTQIEIFKILKTAGIKLIFIADPKQIIYSFRKADISFYNKEIKNKINTDARIVLKTNHRSSKKLIRPLNRIFDNIYNNTIVDDIEKIEFTNSLANQKNDNNNIFINGQEIEGINIITTNAENEEDIYQKTALTIKYLLTYGTINENNKIRNIKMQDIKVLCRGKNEINLIDKALKKEQIQTNKTQDKFLKTKEFSEIFYILKCLDRKQNFKSLNYILNSKILNVPWDLQRILIKQDKIHILEEFIENITALLEKNEITLINAINKIALETNLWIKIANSTNDQKIIKWAENKINYKGLLIKEGKLENLKTYETVLEIISKIYHKEQNIQSLISTLENLIINEEPEEIEERVNNINNDNESIELLTIHKSKGLSMNIVFLINTSPIENSNIFSKKNCFYKFYQNGKIEHDFFKLEENKKYARLKILSEEKNIFYVGATRAKFALFITKTNSITSKLLEMAKIFTIDDIKHDFNIHEFINQKKFNKKKNNTNINTKLIPPKPIIKNMFKKEYTSSFSSLTAQAHHTTFYENYDFKNTNYEKETDFTDFDDYEPTLEETLPKGKDSGNILHAAMEEIIFSTAKDTFDNFKKINIKIIEKQIQKINSNLNTIEIQNSLTKMIYNILTYNIKAINARLCDIEELQKEMEFLIKINPKFQKQKNLFDDHFEAFHIKLNDGYLKGIVDLIFKANNKIYILDYKTNYLGKDADDYNITNLENIIKKEYYDLQYKIYALGIKKILFKTKREYNQKFGGIIYLFTRAFKDNIECLQSKFENGIYFDLPRFNDVDLDKIILGLSIKRHL, encoded by the coding sequence ATGGACAAAATCCTAGAAAAAATTCAAAATAACTCAACAATATTAATAGAAGCGTCGGCAGGCACTGGCAAAACCCATATACTTGAAAATTTGGTTTTAAATTTAATGAAAACCAAACTATACTCCATAAATGAAATCTTGGTATTAACTTTTACAAAAAAAGCTACAGAAGAAATGCACGCAAGAATACTAAAAGCAATAGAAAATGCTTATTTTAACTTAAAAACAAATGAAATTTTAAAAGAAGCTTATGAGCAATCAAAAAAACTCTTTATATCAACAATCAATAAATTCGCATTACATGCCTTAAATAATTTTCAAATTGAAACAGAAAATTATTCCAAATATAAACCTAAAGAAAAATTTTCAAAAGAAATAGATGAAATAGTTTATGACTTTTTAAGAAAATCAGATAGCTTAATTCAAGCTCTTGATATTAAAGACTATGAACTTAAAGTATTTAAATCTGATGCTAAAAACACAGAAGAAATTGTTTTAAAAATAAAAAAAGCTTACGAAAGAGATACAACTCAAGAACTTGAAGATTGGCTTAAAACCCAAACACCATTTGAAAACATTCTTCTTAAAAAGGAAGAATTGATCAAAGATTATAACAAAATAATAGAAGACTTAGATAAAATGACAGCAGATGAAATATTAGGTTTTTATAATAAACATATTCAAACTGGCAAGCTTGAAATAGAATACTCCAAAGAAAACGACATATTAAAAATAGCAGAAACATTATTGAAAAATAAATTTTTTTCAACCGTAATAGAAAAGGAAACTAAAAAAAATGCCAAATTATCACCTAAAGAACTTAAAGTTAAAAATGATTTAATCTGTTTAGGAATTAATATTAAACATGAAAAATATAAATCGGAAGACAATAGAAATAAAAATAGAAATAATTTAAAGCAATATGTTATTTTAAAAGTTGAATACAAAATACTAAAGTACATAGAAAAAAAACTAGAAAAAATTATTAAATCCACAAGCACAATAGATCAAAATTACATAATTTCAAATTTAAAAAATTGCTTAAAATCAGAAGACAAAAAGCTTCTAAATGCAATCAAAAATCGATACAAAATTATTTTAATTGATGAGGCACAAGACTTAAGCTTAACTCAAATCGAAATATTTAAAATATTAAAAACAGCAGGAATAAAATTGATATTCATAGCTGACCCCAAACAGATAATATATTCCTTTAGAAAAGCAGACATTTCATTTTATAACAAAGAAATAAAAAATAAAATTAACACAGATGCTAGAATTGTATTAAAAACAAATCATAGGTCAAGTAAAAAACTTATCAGGCCTTTAAATAGAATTTTTGACAATATATACAATAATACAATAGTCGATGATATTGAAAAAATTGAATTTACTAATTCACTTGCAAATCAAAAAAATGATAATAATAACATTTTCATCAACGGACAAGAAATAGAAGGAATCAATATAATAACCACAAATGCCGAAAACGAAGAAGACATTTACCAAAAAACAGCATTGACAATAAAATACTTGCTTACATATGGAACAATTAATGAGAACAATAAGATTAGAAATATTAAAATGCAAGACATTAAAGTACTTTGTAGAGGAAAAAATGAAATCAATTTAATAGATAAAGCATTAAAAAAAGAGCAAATCCAAACAAACAAAACTCAAGATAAATTTTTAAAAACCAAAGAATTTAGCGAAATTTTCTATATTCTTAAGTGCTTAGACCGAAAACAAAATTTCAAATCCTTAAATTATATCCTAAACAGTAAAATATTAAATGTGCCATGGGATTTGCAAAGAATTTTAATCAAACAAGACAAAATTCACATCTTAGAAGAATTTATTGAAAATATAACAGCTTTGCTTGAAAAAAATGAAATAACATTAATAAATGCAATTAATAAAATTGCACTCGAAACAAACTTGTGGATCAAAATTGCAAATAGCACTAATGATCAAAAAATTATTAAATGGGCAGAAAATAAAATAAATTACAAAGGTCTTCTTATTAAAGAAGGTAAGCTTGAAAACTTAAAAACCTATGAAACAGTACTTGAGATCATCTCTAAAATATATCATAAAGAACAAAACATACAATCTCTAATATCTACTTTAGAAAACCTAATAATAAACGAAGAGCCTGAAGAAATAGAAGAAAGAGTTAATAATATAAATAATGACAATGAATCTATAGAATTGCTGACAATACACAAATCAAAAGGGCTTAGTATGAATATTGTATTCTTAATAAATACATCTCCAATAGAAAATAGCAATATTTTTTCAAAAAAAAATTGTTTTTACAAATTTTATCAAAACGGAAAAATTGAACATGATTTTTTTAAATTGGAAGAAAATAAAAAATATGCAAGACTAAAAATACTAAGTGAAGAAAAAAATATATTTTATGTGGGGGCAACAAGAGCTAAATTTGCTCTTTTTATTACAAAAACAAATAGCATAACTAGCAAATTATTAGAAATGGCAAAAATTTTTACTATTGATGACATTAAACATGACTTTAACATACATGAATTTATTAACCAAAAGAAATTCAATAAAAAAAAGAACAATACAAATATAAACACAAAATTAATCCCACCAAAACCAATAATTAAAAACATGTTTAAAAAAGAATATACATCTAGTTTTTCAAGTTTAACAGCACAAGCTCATCATACAACATTTTACGAAAATTATGATTTTAAAAATACCAACTACGAAAAAGAAACAGATTTCACAGATTTCGATGATTACGAGCCTACATTAGAAGAGACTCTACCTAAAGGAAAAGATAGTGGAAACATTTTGCATGCCGCAATGGAGGAAATAATTTTTAGTACAGCAAAAGATACATTTGATAATTTTAAAAAAATTAACATTAAAATTATTGAAAAACAAATACAAAAAATTAACTCAAATCTTAATACAATAGAAATACAAAATTCATTAACTAAAATGATTTACAATATACTAACTTATAATATAAAAGCAATTAATGCGCGTCTGTGCGATATTGAAGAATTACAAAAAGAAATGGAATTTTTAATCAAAATAAATCCTAAATTTCAAAAACAGAAAAATCTTTTTGACGACCACTTTGAAGCTTTTCACATAAAACTAAATGATGGATATTTAAAAGGAATAGTAGATCTCATATTTAAAGCTAATAATAAAATATACATCCTGGATTACAAAACAAACTATCTTGGAAAAGATGCAGATGATTACAATATAACAAATTTAGAAAATATAATAAAAAAAGAATATTATGATTTGCAATATAAAATATATGCACTTGGAATAAAAAAAATATTATTTAAAACTAAAAGAGAATATAATCAAAAATTTGGTGGAATAATATATCTTTTTACAAGAGCCTTTAAAGACAATATTGAATGCTTGCAATCAAAATTTGAAAATGGTATTTATTTTGATCTTCCCAGATTTAATGATGTGGACTTAGATAAAATTATCCTAGGATTAAGTATTAAAAGGCACTTATGA
- the rnmV gene encoding ribonuclease M5: MEKIKEIIVVEGKDDLKRIKESFDCTVIETKGFALKIETIKLLKKALKYKGIIILTDSDKSGNIIRQKLVKHLGENNKIKHAYLNTKDTEVESVNKTEIIKILKKVGTLSKNNQKDLLTLSDLLELRIIGENSKENKQKIQKHLCLGHGNNKKLLERLNYFKITKTELKRQLTLINSPRRT, translated from the coding sequence TTGGAAAAAATAAAAGAAATCATTGTAGTTGAAGGAAAAGATGATCTTAAAAGAATAAAAGAATCTTTTGACTGCACAGTAATAGAAACGAAAGGATTTGCTTTAAAAATCGAAACTATTAAATTACTGAAAAAAGCTTTGAAATACAAAGGAATAATAATCCTAACAGATAGTGATAAATCTGGAAATATTATTAGACAAAAACTAGTCAAACATCTAGGAGAAAATAATAAAATCAAACATGCATATCTTAATACTAAAGATACCGAAGTTGAATCAGTAAATAAAACAGAAATAATAAAAATACTTAAAAAAGTTGGGACTTTGTCTAAAAACAATCAAAAAGATTTATTAACATTAAGCGATTTGTTAGAACTTCGCATAATAGGAGAAAACTCAAAAGAAAATAAACAAAAAATCCAAAAGCACCTTTGCCTGGGACATGGAAACAATAAAAAACTCTTAGAAAGACTTAATTACTTTAAAATAACAAAAACAGAGCTAAAAAGACAATTAACTTTAATTAACTCCCCCAGAAGGACTTGA
- the pfkB gene encoding 1-phosphofructokinase, translating to MIYTLTLNPSVDYKIVLKEFQEESLNYALNSNFFAGGKGINVSTVLKNLGKPSTALGFLGGFTGDYIRSSLDFKGIKNDFIKIKYNTRLNIKMIANGRETEINANSPDISENEFELLKDRLKSLTNNSILVMSGSVPASLGEDAYNEISNSISNDVKLIIDTSGKPLKKILRLNPFLIKPNIYELEDLVNAKFNSTKELIKIGKNLVESGVQNMIISMGSDGAMFIGSQNVAFRAFVPKINSISTIGAGDSVIAGFVYAFDNGNTLKDSFKFGVAAGTATALKGNLCDFQDVKKMLCEIRVEDICNI from the coding sequence TTGATATATACTCTAACACTTAATCCCTCTGTGGATTATAAAATAGTTTTAAAAGAATTTCAGGAAGAAAGTCTTAATTATGCTTTGAATAGCAATTTCTTTGCTGGTGGTAAGGGAATAAATGTAAGTACTGTTCTTAAAAATTTAGGAAAACCTAGTACGGCTCTTGGATTTTTAGGAGGTTTTACGGGAGATTATATAAGATCTTCTCTTGATTTTAAGGGTATAAAAAACGATTTTATTAAAATAAAATATAATACAAGACTAAATATTAAAATGATAGCAAATGGCAGAGAAACAGAAATTAATGCTAATTCTCCAGATATTTCTGAGAATGAATTTGAACTTTTGAAAGATAGGCTTAAAAGTTTAACAAATAATAGTATATTGGTGATGTCAGGGAGTGTTCCTGCATCTCTTGGCGAGGATGCATACAACGAAATATCTAATAGCATTTCTAATGATGTTAAGCTTATTATTGATACTAGTGGAAAACCTTTAAAAAAAATTCTTAGATTAAATCCCTTTTTAATAAAGCCTAATATTTATGAACTTGAGGATCTTGTTAATGCTAAATTTAATTCTACAAAAGAATTGATTAAAATCGGGAAAAATCTTGTAGAAAGTGGGGTGCAAAATATGATAATTTCTATGGGAAGTGACGGAGCTATGTTTATTGGTAGTCAAAATGTTGCTTTTAGGGCTTTTGTTCCAAAGATTAACTCTATTAGTACCATTGGGGCAGGAGACTCTGTGATTGCAGGATTTGTGTATGCTTTTGATAATGGAAATACTTTGAAAGATTCATTCAAATTTGGTGTTGCAGCTGGTACAGCTACGGCATTAAAAGGTAATCTTTGTGATTTTCAAGATGTTAAAAAGATGCTTTGTGAGATTAGGGTTGAGGACATTTGTAATATTTGA
- a CDS encoding fructose-specific PTS transporter subunit EIIC, with amino-acid sequence MQNLFSKNLIVLNYNATSKEDVIKKMASMLNENGYLNDMETFIKEIKKREEINGTGIEEHIAMPHAKGDFIKNHGIAILRVNGDGFDFNSSDQKLSKLFFMMALPEETPSNTHIKAISYLSNTFSNNLLRHELMSTNNEDRFLEIIMNNSNINESNDLNTKKDFILAVTACPVGIAHTYMAAESLKKAALELNVNIKVETNGSSGTENPITEEEIKNAKGIIIASGKTINKERFSGKPLIEVGVKDGIHKAKELIQTILKNKAQIYKSETNTPAKNPKQNQKIGIYKHLMNGVSFMLPFVVSGGIIIAISFMFGIKAFDINDPSYNKIADILMQIGGGSAFALMIPILAGYISFSIAERPGLAPGMITGLMMSNGNAGFLGGILAGFISGYVTLLVKKISDKIIPSNLRGINPVLTYPFLSVIISGILIYVMLSPISFINKSITDILNQLSGTNMAILGALLGGMMAIDMGGPVNKAAYAFGIAMITAKNYIPHASIMVGGMAPPIGIALATSLFKNKFSKEEVESGKVCYFLGACFITEGVIPFAASDPLRVIPACILGSSVGGFISALFKVEVIAPHGGIFILPIVVNPLMWILSILVGSIITAVLIGIFKKEYNSRI; translated from the coding sequence ATGCAAAATTTATTTTCCAAAAATTTGATTGTTTTAAATTACAACGCAACCAGCAAAGAAGATGTAATTAAAAAAATGGCTAGCATGCTTAATGAAAATGGATACTTAAATGACATGGAAACATTCATAAAAGAAATTAAAAAAAGAGAAGAAATTAACGGAACAGGAATTGAAGAACATATAGCCATGCCCCATGCAAAAGGTGATTTTATTAAAAACCACGGAATTGCTATTTTAAGAGTTAATGGTGATGGATTTGATTTTAACTCATCTGATCAAAAACTTTCAAAACTGTTTTTCATGATGGCTCTCCCCGAAGAAACCCCTAGCAATACGCACATAAAAGCCATATCATATCTAAGTAATACTTTTAGCAATAACTTATTAAGACATGAACTTATGAGCACAAATAATGAAGATAGATTTTTAGAAATAATTATGAATAATAGCAATATAAATGAATCTAATGATTTAAATACAAAAAAAGATTTCATTCTTGCCGTAACAGCATGTCCTGTGGGAATAGCTCACACGTATATGGCAGCAGAAAGCCTGAAAAAAGCGGCTTTAGAATTAAACGTAAACATAAAAGTAGAAACAAATGGATCTAGTGGAACCGAAAACCCAATAACAGAAGAAGAAATAAAAAATGCAAAAGGAATCATTATCGCATCTGGCAAGACTATCAATAAAGAAAGATTTAGCGGAAAACCTTTAATAGAAGTAGGCGTAAAAGACGGCATACACAAAGCAAAAGAGCTTATTCAAACAATTCTCAAAAACAAAGCACAAATTTATAAAAGCGAAACAAACACACCCGCCAAAAACCCTAAACAAAACCAAAAAATAGGAATTTATAAACACCTAATGAATGGAGTATCATTTATGCTCCCATTTGTGGTCTCAGGTGGAATAATAATAGCAATATCATTTATGTTTGGAATCAAAGCATTTGATATAAACGACCCAAGCTACAATAAAATAGCAGATATTCTGATGCAAATTGGCGGTGGAAGCGCATTTGCATTAATGATCCCAATACTTGCTGGCTATATTTCATTTAGCATAGCAGAAAGACCAGGGCTTGCACCCGGAATGATTACAGGATTAATGATGAGCAATGGAAATGCGGGATTTCTGGGAGGCATCCTAGCAGGATTTATTTCCGGATACGTTACGCTACTTGTAAAAAAAATATCTGACAAAATCATTCCTAGCAATTTAAGAGGAATAAATCCAGTATTAACTTATCCTTTTTTATCAGTCATAATTTCGGGGATTTTAATATATGTGATGCTTAGCCCAATATCATTTATTAATAAATCAATAACAGATATACTAAATCAACTTAGCGGAACTAATATGGCAATACTTGGAGCTTTACTTGGAGGAATGATGGCAATAGATATGGGAGGACCTGTAAATAAAGCTGCATACGCATTTGGAATTGCAATGATAACTGCAAAAAATTATATTCCTCATGCAAGCATAATGGTAGGAGGAATGGCGCCACCTATAGGAATTGCCCTTGCTACAAGTTTATTTAAAAACAAGTTCTCAAAAGAAGAAGTGGAATCTGGAAAAGTTTGTTATTTTCTGGGAGCATGCTTTATTACAGAAGGGGTAATTCCATTTGCAGCATCAGATCCTCTAAGAGTAATACCCGCATGCATACTAGGCTCATCTGTAGGGGGATTTATTTCTGCACTTTTCAAGGTGGAAGTTATAGCACCACATGGCGGAATATTTATTCTACCAATAGTAGTAAACCCATTAATGTGGATACTATCTATCCTAGTAGGATCAATCATAACAGCTGTTTTAATAGGAATTTTTAAAAAAGAATATAATTCAAGAATATAA
- the recD gene encoding exodeoxyribonuclease V subunit alpha: MRDFLVLREFLKDKNKKFLTPELKLYEIIELLNINKKNCYKAQTLARSINNENIVIFLIFLFNYFDKGHLRANINLLAKDIQNTITFTKDNLEKTNKGYNKLIKMLKELEIFGNLETIKNMVLLLKKSNILMEFNKLKITTPLILENNIYIYTQKNFREEEELIKQIIKRLENHKSELNYNEIQNIISNLNTNNLNKEQITSVRKALQSNFFLLSGGPGTGKTTTINYILKAINKTLNNKKKRLVAIVAPTGKASLRLKTSIDYSFENLEIECNTIQKLLGIKFINKKNLYDEENQLNFDVVIIDEASMVDAHTFLKLLKATPTTTKLILVGDKNQIPSINEGNVYSSLLGVKKINNDNVEDLKENFRSNKEINLLSKAIYKEDSTLICKYINNNKNIQLKEIEKINLKKDLIEYTNNLYKKISTFNLKLLKESKIETILETLLENIILSSKNFGKFGTKTLNEIIKTYLKKTYGSFIGQIIMITKTDYKNKLFNGERGVIFNENSKFYALFQRKDEKYKKINLDLLTNYEFSFATTIHKSQGSEYKHIKVILENNPFLTKELMYTAITRAKDSLEIISNKETILKLSKKSCERDSKILEHLNSFKEIDK; this comes from the coding sequence ATGAGAGATTTTTTAGTATTAAGAGAATTTTTAAAAGATAAAAACAAAAAATTTTTAACTCCTGAACTTAAGCTTTACGAAATAATTGAACTTTTAAATATCAATAAAAAAAATTGCTATAAAGCACAAACACTTGCAAGATCCATAAACAATGAAAATATTGTAATATTTTTAATATTTTTATTTAACTACTTTGACAAAGGTCACTTAAGAGCTAATATAAATCTATTAGCAAAAGATATTCAAAACACAATAACATTCACAAAAGATAACTTAGAAAAAACCAATAAAGGCTATAACAAATTAATAAAGATGCTAAAAGAGTTAGAAATATTTGGAAATCTAGAAACTATTAAGAATATGGTTTTGCTTTTAAAGAAAAGCAACATACTAATGGAATTTAATAAACTTAAAATTACAACTCCCTTAATCCTGGAAAACAATATCTACATTTATACTCAAAAAAACTTCAGAGAAGAAGAAGAGTTAATAAAACAAATCATAAAAAGATTAGAAAACCATAAAAGTGAATTAAATTACAACGAAATACAAAATATAATATCAAATTTAAACACTAATAATTTAAATAAAGAGCAAATCACATCTGTGAGAAAGGCTTTACAAAGCAATTTCTTTCTATTAAGCGGAGGCCCTGGAACAGGCAAAACTACAACTATTAACTATATCTTAAAAGCAATTAATAAAACACTAAACAATAAAAAAAAAAGATTGGTAGCAATTGTAGCACCTACAGGAAAAGCTAGCTTAAGATTAAAAACAAGTATCGACTATTCATTTGAAAATTTAGAAATAGAGTGCAATACAATCCAAAAACTATTAGGAATCAAATTTATAAATAAAAAAAATTTATATGATGAAGAAAATCAACTAAATTTTGATGTAGTAATAATTGACGAAGCTTCAATGGTAGATGCACATACTTTTTTAAAGCTATTAAAAGCAACACCAACAACTACTAAACTAATATTAGTGGGAGATAAAAATCAAATTCCATCTATAAATGAAGGGAATGTATATTCAAGTCTTTTAGGAGTAAAAAAAATAAATAACGATAATGTAGAAGATCTTAAAGAAAATTTCAGAAGCAATAAAGAAATAAACTTACTCTCAAAAGCCATATACAAAGAAGATAGCACTTTAATTTGCAAATACATTAATAATAATAAAAATATTCAATTAAAAGAAATAGAAAAAATAAACTTAAAAAAAGATCTAATAGAATATACAAACAATTTATATAAAAAAATATCCACTTTTAATCTTAAATTACTAAAAGAATCAAAAATTGAAACAATACTTGAAACCTTACTTGAAAATATAATTTTAAGTTCAAAAAATTTTGGAAAATTTGGAACTAAAACACTAAATGAAATAATAAAAACTTACCTAAAAAAGACCTATGGAAGCTTTATTGGTCAAATAATAATGATAACTAAAACTGACTATAAAAATAAATTATTTAATGGAGAAAGAGGGGTCATTTTTAATGAAAATTCTAAGTTTTATGCTTTATTCCAAAGAAAAGACGAAAAATATAAAAAAATAAATCTAGATCTACTAACAAATTATGAATTCAGCTTTGCCACAACAATACACAAAAGCCAAGGATCTGAATACAAACATATAAAAGTAATATTAGAAAATAACCCCTTTTTAACAAAAGAACTTATGTATACTGCAATAACAAGGGCTAAAGACAGCTTAGAAATAATTTCTAACAAAGAGACTATTCTTAAACTAAGCAAAAAATCTTGCGAAAGAGATTCAAAAATACTAGAACACTTAAACTCATTTAAAGAAATTGACAAATAA